CCTGAAAAATAATTTCTCCACCGTTTTTGCCTGCGAACAGCCCGATATCAATTATATAATCCGCTGAACGAATAATTTTTTCGTCATGCTCAACAATAATAACAGTGTTTCCATTAGTTTGGAGTTTTCGCAGAACATTTATCAATTGCTCAGTATCTCTGCTGTGCAGCCCTATACTCGGTTCATCCAGAATATACATCGAACCCACAAGATTACTTCCGATGCAGGTTGCAAGACGCATTCTCTGAAATTCACCTCCCGATAAACTTGAAGTAAGTCGGTTTAGTGTTAAATACCCTAAACCAACTTCGTTCATATATTCCAAACGATTTGTAATTTCCAGCAAAATTCTTTTTGCCACTTTGCTGTCATGTTCATTTAATTTTAATGAATTTAAAAAAACATGACTGTCTTTTACAGGAATTGTAATAATTTCAGAAATGGATTTATTTGCTATTTTAACATAGTTAGCATCTTTTCTCAATCGTGTTCCGTGGCAGTCGGGACAATCGGTTTTTCCACGAAAACGTGAAAGCAACACGCGGTATTGAATTTTATATGTTTGTTCTTCTATATATTTGAAAAAATCATTTATTCCATGAAAATGTTCATTCCCGTTCCAAAGGATTTTTTTCTGTTTATCGGTAAGTTCATAATATGGTTTATGAATGGGAAAGTTGAATTTGTAAGCATTCATAACGAGTAAATCTTTAAACTCGCTTAATTTTTCACCTTTCCAGCAAGCAACAGCATCTTCAAAAATTGAAAGCGATTTATTCGGGATAACGAGGTCTTCATCAATTCCCATGACCTTTCCGAATCCCTCACAGGTTTTACAGGCACCAAAAGGATTATTGAAACTAAAAAAATCAGGTGTAGGTTCTTCAAAAGAAATTCCATCGAGTTCAAATTTATTTGAGAAAAAATATTCTTTAGCAATTTCTTTTTCATCAACGACTTCAACCATGCAGCTTCCTTCGCCTTCGTAAAAAGCCGTTTGAAGTGAATCGGCAATTCTGCTTCTATCTTGAGCAATATCATGCTTTATTGCAATTCTGTCAATTATTATAAAGCCATTCTTTTTTTCAAACGAATGATTATAATTTTCAATAAGAGTATTTATTGAAAAAGAATCATTGTCAAATCGTATCTTTGAAAATCCTTGTTGATAAAGAATTTGCAACTGTTGTTTCAAAGTTCTGTTTTCTTTAATAATTAAAGGGGAATAAATAAAAACTTTAAAATTTCCGTTTAAAGAAATAATAAATTCAGTAACATCATCCACCGAATGTCGCTTCACTTGTTGTTCCGAAACGGGTGAATATGTTTTTCCTATTCTTGCGAATAAAAGTTTAAGGTATTCATATATTTCAGTTGTTGTACCGACAGTTGCTCTCGGATTTTTTGTATTTGATTTTTGTTCTATTGCAATTGCCGGCGAAATGCCTTTTATAAAATCAACATCGGGTTTATCCATTCTCCAAACAAACTGTCGTGCATAAGAAGACAAGCTTTCAACATAGCGTCTTTGACCTTCGGCAAAAATTGTATCGAAAGCAAGCGATGATTTTCCCGAACCCGATAAGCCAGTGATGACAATAAGTTTATTACGCGGAATGATAACATCTACATTTTTGAGATTGTGTACTCTTGCTCCCTTTACAAAAATAAATTTTTTTGTATCAATATTCTCTGAAATCTGCATCAATGTTTAATAATAAAAACAACAATTTAACAATTTTATTTCAGTAAAAGTTAAGTTCTAAGCCGTTTGTAGAATATTCGTAAAATATAATTAGAGTCAGCAAGAAAACACCTGTTTTTGAAAATCAGCTTTTGCCCCAACCCTAAAGGGTGGCTGATTTTCAATGGCTTCCCTTTAGGGATTAAGGGTAAAAAGCCATTGAAAATCATAATTCGGCGGTTTTCTTGCAGCCACTAATTATGAATATTGCGAAATTAATAAAAATAAATTTGGAAATTATCTTTTTTCACTCTATATTTGTAAATTGAAATACTATAATTTCATATAGATTTATACTAACCTTAAAAATTTAGGAGGAGCGATTATCGAGTAAATATATACCCTTTTTTTATTTTTTTCTAATAAAGGAGGTTTATATGATACGTGTTGAATTAAGCGACCAGGAACTCGTTAATCAGTACATAGCCGGAAGTGAATCAGCTTTTGAAATTCTTTTAAAACGCCACAAAAGAAAAATATTTACTTACATTAAAATTCAGGTAAAAAGTAAAGCATTGGCTGAAGATATTTTTCAGGATACTTTTTACAAAGTGATAATAACACTTCGTTCGGGTAATTACAATGAAGAGGGCAAGTTTCTGCAATGGGTGATGAGAATTGCCCATAATATTATTGTTGATTATTTCAGAAAAGAAAATCGTATGCGGTTCATTGAAAATTCCGATGAATATGATATTTTTTCATTTCTTAAAATTTATGATGAAAATATTGAAGAGAAGCTCTGCAAAGAACAAATACATAATGATGTCAGAAAATTAGTTGCTCGCTTACCCGAAGACCAAAAAGAAGTTCTTGTAATGCGTCATTATGCCGATATGGACTTTAAAGAAATAGCAACAAAGACAGGTGTGAGCATAAATACCGCACTCGGCAGAATGAGATATGCCCTGATAAATTTAAGGAAAATGATTGAAGAAAAGAAAGTTATATTGTCAGTTTAGATTTCTGTTTTCCGAAAATAATTAAAAAATAAATTACTACCAATACAACGCCAATTCCTGAGAATACAAATGTATATGCGGGGGTGAATTTAAACCATATAAATCCAGCCAAACTACTCGCTATTAAAGTTGCAATACTCGAAAAACTTGAATAAAAACCAATTGCCGTAGCTGTTTCCGATGGAGCAGAAATATTTGAAATAAGTGCTTTCGACATTCCTTCTGTTGCACTTGCATAAATACCATATATACCGAATAAAATGCCAAGCATTAAATAACCACTTGCAAAACTTATTGATAAATAAACGAACGCAAATAATATCAACCCGATTATTATTATGGTTTTCAATCCTATTTTATCAGCCAAAATTCCTATAGGGTATGAAAATAAAGCATATACAAGGTTGTAAAATATATAAAATCCTATCATTGTTGTGTCTGACATGCCTTTATTTTTCAAAACCAACAATAAAAAGACATCAGAACTATTGAAAAGTGTAAATGCTAAAAGTCCTATTAATAGCTGCTTATAGCCGACAGATGATTTTTCCCAATATTTAAAATAACCAAAAAAAGAAATTTTATTTTTATTTTCAAGCGGATTATTTTTTTTATCTTTTAATAGCAGCGAAAGAATTATTGAAATTATTCCCGGAACAATTGCCAGAATAAAAATTGTTTTATACTTGTTAGGATAAAAATAAAGAAAAACTAAAGCTAATATAGGACCAATAGCTGCACCAATCGTATCCATTCCTCTGTGAAAGCCAAAAACCTTTCCTTTGTTTTAGGAGTTGTTTCGTCGGATAATAAAGCGTCGCGTGCACTTGTGCGTATTCCCTTGCCGAATCTGTCCATTGTTCTTGCCGTGAAAATCCATAACGGAAATGTAAAAATTGCAAGCATTGGCTTTGAAATTGCGCTAAGAATATAACCAATTTTAACAAATGGTGCTCTTTTTCCGATTGAATCGGAAAGATTACCGAAATATCCTTTGCTTAATCCGGCTGTTGCTTCTGCTACACCTTCAAGTATACCAATTAAAAAAACAGAAAAGCCAATTGATTTAAGATAAACAGGCATTACCGGATACAGCATTTCGCTTGCTATATCAGTAAATAAACTGATAAATGAAACAAGTAAAATTGCGCGGGTGATTATTTTTGTTTTCATTTTAAAAATTTTCTCACAAAGACTCGAGGCGCAAAGTTTTCATTAATTTAATTTTATTAAAATGCCACAGATTCAGAATATTAAATTACTCTGTGAATCTGTGGCAAATTTTATAAATTCTACAATCTATTTTATTTATTTATTCTCACTTAATTGGTCGGAAGTGCTTGAAGCAACGGCTGTTTTTTCTATTCGTAATTTATTTCCGCCTTCAACTTCAATAGTGAAAGTTGTTTCCTGTACTTCAACTATTCTTCCGTGAATACCGCCGATTGTTATTACTTTATCTCCTTTTTTCAATAATTCTCTGAATTTTTTCTGCTCTTTAGTTCTTTTTATTTGCGGTCTAATCATGAAAAAATAAAAAACAGCAATAATTAAAACGAGCGTAATCATTGGAGCATAAGGATTTCCACCGCTTTTCTGGGGTGTCATTAAGATTATTTCAAGGTTTGTCATAAATAATTTTTTTAAATGGTTAAAAAATAAATTTACTATTCAGGTACAATAACATTACAAATTATTTTTAATACAGTAGTATTTGGTTGAGTATTGGCAACTATGGAAACTGTTTTATTTTGTATTCCCTGTTTGCCTTCACTGTTGAAAGTAACTTTTATCTTATCTTCTTTGCCTGGAGCTATTGCTCCTTTAGGAAATTCGGGAACAGTGCATCCACAACTTCCATTTGCTTCGGTAATTACCAAA
The sequence above is a segment of the Bacteroidales bacterium genome. Coding sequences within it:
- a CDS encoding MFS transporter; this encodes MDTIGAAIGPILALVFLYFYPNKYKTIFILAIVPGIISIILSLLLKDKKNNPLENKNKISFFGYFKYWEKSSVGYKQLLIGLLAFTLFNSSDVFLLLVLKNKGMSDTTMIGFYIFYNLVYALFSYPIGILADKIGLKTIIIIGLILFAFVYLSISFASGYLMLGILFGIYGIYASATEGMSKALISNISAPSETATAIGFYSSFSSIATLIASSLAGFIWFKFTPAYTFVFSGIGVVLVVIYFLIIFGKQKSKLTI
- the yajC gene encoding preprotein translocase subunit YajC encodes the protein MTNLEIILMTPQKSGGNPYAPMITLVLIIAVFYFFMIRPQIKRTKEQKKFRELLKKGDKVITIGGIHGRIVEVQETTFTIEVEGGNKLRIEKTAVASSTSDQLSENK
- a CDS encoding sigma-70 family RNA polymerase sigma factor, translated to MIRVELSDQELVNQYIAGSESAFEILLKRHKRKIFTYIKIQVKSKALAEDIFQDTFYKVIITLRSGNYNEEGKFLQWVMRIAHNIIVDYFRKENRMRFIENSDEYDIFSFLKIYDENIEEKLCKEQIHNDVRKLVARLPEDQKEVLVMRHYADMDFKEIATKTGVSINTALGRMRYALINLRKMIEEKKVILSV
- a CDS encoding MFS transporter — translated: MKTKIITRAILLVSFISLFTDIASEMLYPVMPVYLKSIGFSVFLIGILEGVAEATAGLSKGYFGNLSDSIGKRAPFVKIGYILSAISKPMLAIFTFPLWIFTARTMDRFGKGIRTSARDALLSDETTPKTKERFLAFTEEWIRLVQLLVLY
- the uvrA gene encoding excinuclease ABC subunit UvrA, whose translation is MQISENIDTKKFIFVKGARVHNLKNVDVIIPRNKLIVITGLSGSGKSSLAFDTIFAEGQRRYVESLSSYARQFVWRMDKPDVDFIKGISPAIAIEQKSNTKNPRATVGTTTEIYEYLKLLFARIGKTYSPVSEQQVKRHSVDDVTEFIISLNGNFKVFIYSPLIIKENRTLKQQLQILYQQGFSKIRFDNDSFSINTLIENYNHSFEKKNGFIIIDRIAIKHDIAQDRSRIADSLQTAFYEGEGSCMVEVVDEKEIAKEYFFSNKFELDGISFEEPTPDFFSFNNPFGACKTCEGFGKVMGIDEDLVIPNKSLSIFEDAVACWKGEKLSEFKDLLVMNAYKFNFPIHKPYYELTDKQKKILWNGNEHFHGINDFFKYIEEQTYKIQYRVLLSRFRGKTDCPDCHGTRLRKDANYVKIANKSISEIITIPVKDSHVFLNSLKLNEHDSKVAKRILLEITNRLEYMNEVGLGYLTLNRLTSSLSGGEFQRMRLATCIGSNLVGSMYILDEPSIGLHSRDTEQLINVLRKLQTNGNTVIIVEHDEKIIRSADYIIDIGLFAGKNGGEIIFQGENKDLIKNKTSITSKYLNKELQIKTPKKRREWKEYLEIKGAKENNLKNINVKFPLNVLTVITGVSGSGKSSLVKNILYPSLCKAYQKNSEKPGKYDKLDGDINYLSNVEFVDQNPIGRSSRSNPVTYVKVFDDIRLLFSNQQLSKLRGYTPGYFSFNVPGGRCDECSGDGEVVIEMQFMADIHLTCDVCRGKRYKDEILEVKYKGNDINDILNMTVDEAIELFGASEENNFIEKKIVEKLKPFSEIGMGYVHLGQSSSTLSGGEAQRIKLSYFIGQRNTANKTLFIFDEPTTGLHFHDINKLLIAFNSLLSQGHSIIVIEHNPEVIKCADWIIDLGPEGGDNGGNIVFEGKPEDLVKCKNSYTGKNLNENF